A single region of the Triticum dicoccoides isolate Atlit2015 ecotype Zavitan chromosome 2B, WEW_v2.0, whole genome shotgun sequence genome encodes:
- the LOC119363229 gene encoding probable leucine-rich repeat receptor-like protein kinase At1g68400: MYAHGDHVHGGSRDAPSHASASSPETSKFLLPEGERKRRLVCFLSTSSACAPPPVLLEDLHHAALLPSFPFWSSACRLSTLLQLRSLHNSDFSKNPALPAQHSPLLSAIKHIQSSSVERASTKMPRLRYCFSMFFPLVILLFHLATWLVHGEVANGGHQDLPFLLSFKAYNPNNVTALETWVGPDPCSGSWLGVRCSRGRVAGVFLDDASLVGSVAPLLGLTQIRVLAVRRNSLSGPLPPLDNSTSPRLRHLLASHNNLSGVLKLSLPSLVTLRAEHNGFHGGLQALRVPFLRKLNVSSNKLVGEIPSSLSGFPSSSFGSNIDLCSKPLPRCTHAYNAVEDGTTSNATTGVAQSPSAATNTASGSPSSSSNGRFSKLGMTALVATGIGNAVLIVISLAISVAMFVYMRRKLRPSKDDSKSNAALCFEEEDKIRSGEDKCQKSGALVCFDGGEELRLESLLKASAEVLGKGVSGSTYKAVLEDGIVAAVKRLSALQFPGRSKAFDRHMRLVGRLRHRHVVSLRGYCNSNGERLLVYDYLPNGSLQSLLQGNGGGGRTRSLDWATKKGILFGAAQGLNYIHTFPARPALVHGNVKPSNILLDERGAACVSECGLMRYAASVQQSAPQPPELFLDRAVSSRGGWRGYAAPELTAPGARATQESDVYSFGMVLLAVVTAKGAADGGEEEGEGEETMGMVKIGVLCTAEAPEERPRMAQVLTMMSEFM, encoded by the exons ATGTACGCGCACGGCGACCATGTCCATGGCGGTTCACGGGACGCACCGAGCCACGCATCGGCCTCCTCCCCGGAAACGTCCAAATTCCTTCTGCCCGAGGGAGAGAGAAAAAGGCGCCTTGTTTGCTTTCTCTCCACCTCATCTGCTTGTGCCCCTCCTCCTGTCCTCCTCGAGGACCTCCACCATGCTGCGCTACTCCCTAGCTTTCCTTTTTGGAGCTCTGCTTGTCGCCTCTCCACGCTTCTACAGTTGAGATCTCTCCACAATTCAGATTTTTCAAAAAACCCCGCTCTCCCCGCGCAGCATTCGCCTCTTCTTTCTGCTATAAAACACATCCAATCTTCATCAGTCGAGAGGGCATCCACCAAAATGCCTCGTCTCCGCTACTGCTTCTCCATGTTCTTCCCCCTCGTGATCCTCCTCTTCCATCTTGCAACATGGCTTGTGCACGGTGAAGTCGCCAATGGCGGCCACCAAGACCTCCCTTTCCTCCTCTCCTTTAAGGCCTACAACCCCAACAACGTCACGGCCTTGGAGACCTGGGTCGGCCCCGACCCATGCTCCGGCTCGTGGCTCGGTGTCAGGTGCTCCAGGGGAAGGGTGGCGGGCGTCTTCTTGGACGACGCATCGCTGGTCGGCAGCGTGGCTCCCCTCCTCGGGCTCACCCAGATCAGGGTGCTCGCCGTCAGGAGGAACTCCCTGTCCGGCCCTCTCCCTCCGTTGGACAACTCCACGAGCCCAAGGTTGCGGCACCTGCTCGCCTCCCACAACAACCTCAGCGGCGTCCTCAAGCTTTCACTGCCTTCCCTGGTCACTCTGAGAGCAGAGCACAACGGATTCCATGGCGGCTTGCAAGCATTGCGTGTGCCGTTCCTCAGAAAGTTGAACGTGTCAAGTAACAAGCTCGTCGGAGAGATCCCCAGCTCCCTCTCGGGATTCCCGAGCTCGTCCTTCGGCAGCAATATCGATCTCTGCAGCAAGCCTCTTCCAAGATGTACCCATGCTTACAATGCAGTGGAAGATGGTACTACCTCAAATGCTACCACGGGTGTCGCTCAATCTCCTAGTGCAGCGACAAATACAGCTAGTGGCAGTCCGAGCTCCTCCAGTAATGGAAGATTCAGTAAGCTTGGCATGACTGCACTCGTGGCCACCGGCATTGGCAACGCAGTGCTCATAGTGATCTCGTTGGCTATCTCTGTAGCCATGTTCGTCTACATGAGAAGAAAGCTGAGGCCCTCTAAGGATGATTCCAAATCCAATGCGGCTCTTTGCTTCGAGGAGGAGGACAAGATCAGAAGTGGTGAAGACAAGTGCCAGAAGAGCGGCGCTCTGGTCTGCTTCGACGGCGGCGAGGAGCTGAGGCTGGAGAGCCTCCTCAAGGCCTCGGCGGAGGTGCTCGGCAAGGGCGTGTCCGGGAGCACGTACAAGGCGGTCCTCGAGGACGGCATCGTGGCGGCCGTGAAGCGGCTCAGCGCCCTGCAGTTCCCCGGCCGGAGCAAGGCCTTCGACCGCCACATGCGGCTCGTCGGCAGGCTCCGGCACCGCCACGTCGTCAGCCTCAGGGGGTACTGCAACTCCAACGGCGAGCGGCTGCTCGTCTACGACTACCTCCCCAACGGGAGCCTCCAGTCCCTTCTGCAAGGCAACG GTGGAGGCGGCAGAACGAGGAGCTTGGACTGGGCGACGAAGAAGGGCATCCTGTTCGGCGCGGCGCAGGGACTCAACTACATCCACACGTTCCCGGCGCGGCCGGCGCTGGTGCACGGGAACGTGAAGCCGTCCAACATCCTCCTCGACGAGCGCGGCGCCGCGTGCGTCTCCGAGTGCGGGCTCATGCGCTACGCCGCCAGCGTCCAGCAGTCCGCCCCGCAGCCGCCCGAGCTGTTCCTGGACCGGGCGGTGTCGAGCCGCGGCGGATGGCGCGGGTACGCGGCGCCGGAGCTGACGGCGCCGGGCGCGAGGGCGACGCAGGAGTCGGACGTGTACAGCTTCGGGATGGTGCTCCTGGCGGTGGTGACCGCCAAGGGCGCCGCGGACGGCGGCGAGGAAGAGGGCGAAGGGGAGGAGACGATGGGGATGGTGAAGATCGGCGTGTTGTGCACCGCCGAGGCGCCGGAGGAGAGGCCCAGGATGGCGCAGGTGCTCACCATGATGAGCGAGTTCATGTAG